AAATAGCTTGCGCCGTGCACATGTGGGCGAGGGGTGACGCTACCAGTTTTCGCTAGTTGTCCCGATCAGTTCCTTCTCACGTGCGGCATCATTAGCTGGCCTTGACGGGCGCGTCGTCCTAGCGCCTTTGGGGCGCCCGCCGGCCTTCTTGGCTGGTGCGTCCAACCCGAAGCCCCGCAGGTCAGATTCAGTCCAATCGGCCCTGAGGGCTGCCTGGTAGTCCTTCGCATACTTTTGCTCTGCAGCTGCGAGCAATTGCACGGCTTCTTGCAGTTCGACGCTGCTGGCAGCAGCGTTCTTCACTGCGTTGACTCTTGCGTCCCTGACGGCGTCAATTTTCGCGGCCGCCTTAGCGGCAATGTTGTCGATATCCATGCCGTCAGCCTATTGGCTGAACGTGGCACCAGAAGCAAGGTTTTCCGGCGAGTTTCACGATTGGTGCCGAAACCTCCCGACGAAACCATGCGGAGCAAGGTTTTCCGGCGAGTTTCACGATTGGTGCCGAAACCTCCCGACGAAACCATGCGGAGCAAGCTATACATTTACACGGGTGTAAATGGGCGTGTCCTGCACGGCTCCTGCGTCGCGGTTTGGCACACTGGCTTGTGGGTCCCTTTGGGGTCGCTGCGCTGGGCCTTTTGGAGGGGGAGTGGAATGCCGGACGAGGAGAGCTCACGCCGTCCCAACCTGTCCCGCCGCCGTCGCGAGAACACTCCCGCGGGGAGCAAGAAGCGCCGTGACGTGTGGGTCACGGTGGAAGAGGAAGCTGCCCTCGTTGCCCGGGCGGAGCGGGAGAAGGTCACGGTGCCGAACCTGCTGGTCTCGGCCGCGCTCTCAGAACAGACTGATTCGCCGACGGAGCGGCGTGCTATCGCGGCGGAGCTGATGGGTCTGCACAACCTGTTGGCGCGCTCGTCGAACAACATCAACCAGCTCGCGCGGCAGGCGAACGCCACGGGCGAGTTCCCGGCCGAGGCACGGGAGGCGTTGAAGTTCATCCGCTCCGTGGCGATGCGGATCGACGATGCGATCGATGGGTTGATGTAGATGATTCCCAACATCACCCGCGGTTCCCGGATGGCCGGCCTGATGGTTTACCTGGCATCGACTGATACGGATAAGACGAAGAACGCGCACACGGAGCCGCACCTGGTGGCCGGCGACGCCGCGATCATGGCGTGGTACGACGACGGTGTCCTGGACAAGGACGATGCCCTCGCCATCGCGAAGCATTTGGACCGGCCGCGCAAGGCATTCGGTGTGTCGGTGCAGATCAAAGACATGCAGTGGGATCCGGCCAGGAAGGAGCGCGTCCACGTCGGGTACAAGGACGCCAGCGTGTGGCACTGCTCGCTGAGTCTGCGTGCGGAGGAAGGTGCGCTGACGGACCAGCAGTGGGGCGATATCGCCAACGACTTCGTGGACGCCATGGGCTTCACCGAGACCAGCGGCAAGGCACGCTGCCGCTGGGCGGCAATCAACCATGGGACGAGTGAGAACGGCAACCACCACATCCACATTGCCGTGTCCCTCGTCCGCGAGGACGGCACCAAAGCCTCCACCCACGGTGACTACAAAAGGGCGCAGCAGACCTGCCGGGAGCTGGAAGTTAAGTACGGGCTCGAACAGCTCTCCAGTGTGCACGCCACCCGCGGTTATGACCGGGCCGAGAAAGCCACGGCAACCCGTGACGAACGGGAAATGCACCGGGCCTCCCTGGGACGGAAGGTCCGCGCCTGCGCCACCTCTTCGGCGACCGAAGGAGAGTTTGTCCGGCGCGCCCGCGAGGCCGGAATGCTGGTCCGTCCCCGCTACGCCAAGAACACCACCGACGTCATCGTTGGCTACTCCGTCGCCGAACGCCCCCAGCGGGGAGAGCGGCCCATTTGGTTCGGAGGCGGCACCCTCGCCTCCGACCTGCGACTCGGTGCCCTCCGTGAGGAATGGATGGACTCGCCCCAGCTCGCCACCGAAGCCGCAGCCGAATGGAACGCCGCGGCCCGCAACAAACGCACCGT
The window above is part of the Arthrobacter sp. OAP107 genome. Proteins encoded here:
- a CDS encoding relaxase/mobilization nuclease domain-containing protein; this translates as MIPNITRGSRMAGLMVYLASTDTDKTKNAHTEPHLVAGDAAIMAWYDDGVLDKDDALAIAKHLDRPRKAFGVSVQIKDMQWDPARKERVHVGYKDASVWHCSLSLRAEEGALTDQQWGDIANDFVDAMGFTETSGKARCRWAAINHGTSENGNHHIHIAVSLVREDGTKASTHGDYKRAQQTCRELEVKYGLEQLSSVHATRGYDRAEKATATRDEREMHRASLGRKVRACATSSATEGEFVRRAREAGMLVRPRYAKNTTDVIVGYSVAERPQRGERPIWFGGGTLASDLRLGALREEWMDSPQLATEAAAEWNAAARNKRTVSRTGPEKAEPPAQAWVDYTRNATALADQLRAIPRDDHATWAKAAREVSGAFAAWSYRLEPTPGPLAATAAELSRTAQLRAPRQHSKPVPLPSIAGTAMLFMAASSKNKTAAQTALMVQLINTAFAVYEMHAQSGRAREAQRIRSVVENQLAPFTATMPKAVPVGAEQAPAEATVPRAVDIARRGMAPIRPGSVVPTTPTPATPETTYQPSRRDAGPGLDR
- a CDS encoding MobC family plasmid mobilization relaxosome protein; its protein translation is MPDEESSRRPNLSRRRRENTPAGSKKRRDVWVTVEEEAALVARAEREKVTVPNLLVSAALSEQTDSPTERRAIAAELMGLHNLLARSSNNINQLARQANATGEFPAEAREALKFIRSVAMRIDDAIDGLM